The nucleotide window CTCTATTTCATCGCCGAGTTGTTCATCAAGATGGGCAAGGCCTACGTGGACCACCAGACCGCCGAGGAAATCCGCCAGACGCGCGGGACCCTGACCGAACCGGGCACCGCCTCCCCCTACCGCGACCGGACCGTCGAGGAGAACCTCTCCCTGTTCCGGGACATGCGGGCGGGCAGGATGAAGGACGGCGAGTGCATCCTGCGCGGCAAGATCGACATGGGTGCGCCCAACGTCATGCTGCGCGACCCGGCCCTGTACCGCATCAAGCACGCCGACCATCACCGCACCGGCGACGCATGGTGCATCTACCCCATGTACGACTTCACCCACGGGCTGTCCGACGCCATCGAAGGCATCACCCACTCCATCTGCACCCTGGAGTTCGAGAACAACCGACCGCTCTACGACTGGTGCGTGGACACGCTCATGCACGGCCTCAAGCAGCCCGAGCTCTTCGGAAGCCATGCGGCCATATATAATGAATTGGCCGGACTGCCCGGCTTCAACCAGCGTCCCTACCAGTACGAATTCGCCCGGCTGAACATCACCGGCACCGTGCTCTCCAAGCGCAAGCTCATCCAGCTGGTGCAGGAGGGGCACGTCTCGGGCTGGGACGATCCGCGCATGCCCACCATCTCCGGCTTCCGCCGCCGGGGCTTCACCCCGGAATCCATCCGCGACTTCTGCGACCGCATCGGCGTCGCCAAGTCGGATTCCACCGTCGAGTACGCCCTGCTCGAGCACTGCGTGCGCCAGGACCTCAACGAACGCGCCCCGCGCTACATGGGCGTCGTGGACCCGGTCAAGCTGGTCATCGAGAACTATCCCGAGAACCAGGTGGACGAATTCGAAGTGACCCTCAATCCCGAGGACGAATCCTACGGCACGCGCACGGTTCCCTTCACCCGGGAGCTGTGGATCGAGCGGGCCGACTTCATGGAGGAGCCGCCCAAGAAGTTCTTCCGCATGGGACCGGGCCGCGAAGTCCGGCTGCGGGCCGCCTACTACGTGACCTGCACCGGCTACGACAAGGACGAGAGCGGTGCCATCACGGAAATCAGGGCCACCTACGACCCGGAATCCAAGGGCGGCTGGATCGAGGGCGGGCGCAAGGTCAAGGGCACCATGCACTGGGTTTCCGCATCCAAGGGGCTCAAGGCCGAGGTGCGCAATTACGAATCCCTGTTCACGGTGGACAACCCCAACGCGGCCGAAGCGGGCAAGACCTTCATCGACTACCTCAACCCCGATTCCCTGGAAGTCCTGCCCGAATGCTTTGTGGAGCCCGCCATGGCCGACCTGGGGCCCGGCGCCAACATCCAGTTCGAGCGCACCGGATATTTCTGCGCCGACCTGCGCGACCACGTGCCCGGCGGAAAGCTCGTCTTCAACCGCACGGCCACCCTTCGCGACTCCTGGGCCAAGATTCAGAAACAAATGAAATAACAGGCCGTACCCATCCTGAAAAAGAAAGCCCCGCAAGGGGCTTTTTCGTTGCAGGACAACGGTTGAAGGTCGAGGCGTTATTTTTTCCGCATCAGCGCTTGACACTGATTGCACAATCAATCTATACAGAAACCAACAGGCTGATTGTTCAATCAATCGACACCAAGGGAACACCGAAATGACCAAGAAGGAAACCATACTGAGAGCCGCCCAGGAAGCCTTTGGCGAACTGGGTTTCACCGCCGCCACGGTCAAGGACGTGGCCGGTCGCGCCCAGGTCTCCTTCGGTCTGGTTTCCCACTACTTCGGCTCCAAGCAGGAACTCTACCTGGCAGCCGGGTTCGACATGGCGGACAGGCTCATCGACTGCCTGACCGAGGCGACCAGGGGTGACTACACCGGG belongs to Pseudodesulfovibrio portus and includes:
- a CDS encoding glutamine--tRNA ligase/YqeY domain fusion protein; its protein translation is MSTKGDTPEKGKDFIRQIIDKDMASGKYGDRVHTRFPPEPNGYLHIGHAKSICLNFGIARDYAGKCNLRFDDTNPVKEEVEYVDSIREDVTWLGFDWDANPFASDYFEKLYFIAELFIKMGKAYVDHQTAEEIRQTRGTLTEPGTASPYRDRTVEENLSLFRDMRAGRMKDGECILRGKIDMGAPNVMLRDPALYRIKHADHHRTGDAWCIYPMYDFTHGLSDAIEGITHSICTLEFENNRPLYDWCVDTLMHGLKQPELFGSHAAIYNELAGLPGFNQRPYQYEFARLNITGTVLSKRKLIQLVQEGHVSGWDDPRMPTISGFRRRGFTPESIRDFCDRIGVAKSDSTVEYALLEHCVRQDLNERAPRYMGVVDPVKLVIENYPENQVDEFEVTLNPEDESYGTRTVPFTRELWIERADFMEEPPKKFFRMGPGREVRLRAAYYVTCTGYDKDESGAITEIRATYDPESKGGWIEGGRKVKGTMHWVSASKGLKAEVRNYESLFTVDNPNAAEAGKTFIDYLNPDSLEVLPECFVEPAMADLGPGANIQFERTGYFCADLRDHVPGGKLVFNRTATLRDSWAKIQKQMK